Proteins from a single region of Phycisphaeraceae bacterium D3-23:
- a CDS encoding polyprenyl synthetase family protein → MPTRDDTTTTPTDTELIALVDGRLRTFVEQLYIPGNLRDAIAYALFGGGKRIRPLLCIRSCIACGGAAEDAVAAAGAVELIHCFSLVHDDLPAMDDDDLRRGRATLHKHTNEAMAILAGDAMTASAFHLIALGHDAPGLVQQLTHVLASSTNAMIAGQVYDTMGGFDEDEARSDLDKLREIHRCKTGALLQASCYMGALCGRATESQTAKLVEYASAVGLMFQAVDDLLDVTQSTEQVGKQTGKDAAAGKLTYPSLLGVEGTRTEVAKLLGQALAALEPLGPPADPLRQLARSLAQRTR, encoded by the coding sequence ATGCCGACCCGGGACGACACGACAACGACGCCGACCGACACCGAGCTGATCGCGCTGGTCGATGGTCGGCTGCGCACCTTCGTCGAGCAGCTCTACATCCCCGGCAACCTGCGCGACGCGATCGCCTACGCGCTCTTCGGCGGGGGCAAGCGCATCCGCCCGTTGCTCTGCATACGCAGCTGTATCGCGTGCGGCGGCGCGGCCGAGGACGCCGTCGCTGCGGCCGGGGCGGTCGAGCTGATCCACTGTTTCTCGCTTGTTCACGACGACCTGCCTGCGATGGATGACGACGACCTGCGGCGCGGCCGAGCGACCTTGCATAAACACACCAACGAGGCGATGGCCATCCTCGCCGGCGACGCGATGACGGCCTCGGCGTTCCACCTCATCGCGCTGGGGCACGACGCCCCCGGACTCGTGCAGCAGCTCACGCACGTCCTCGCCTCCTCGACCAACGCCATGATCGCCGGCCAGGTCTACGACACGATGGGTGGCTTCGACGAAGACGAGGCACGCAGCGACCTCGACAAGCTGCGCGAAATCCATCGCTGCAAGACCGGCGCGCTCCTGCAGGCGTCGTGCTACATGGGCGCGCTTTGCGGACGCGCGACCGAATCGCAGACCGCCAAGTTGGTCGAGTACGCCAGTGCCGTGGGGCTCATGTTCCAGGCCGTCGACGACCTGCTCGACGTCACGCAGTCCACCGAGCAGGTCGGCAAGCAGACCGGCAAGGACGCCGCGGCCGGGAAGCTGACCTACCCGTCGCTGCTGGGCGTCGAGGGCACGCGGACCGAGGTCGCGAAGCTGCTCGGCCAGGCGCTCGCGGCGCTCGAGCCGCTGGGCCCGCCCGCCGACCCGCTGCGGCAACTGGCGCGGTCGCTCGCCCAGCGCACGCGGTAG
- a CDS encoding UDP-N-acetylglucosamine--N-acetylmuramyl-(pentapeptide) pyrophosphoryl-undecaprenol N-acetylglucosamine transferase, which translates to MPDNPTILFVGGGSGGHIYPNIAVLETLEQRGVAVDGHFVVSERAVDRTVLEEAELEGTYLPALPMAMHPVKLWQFVKAYRHCTGLMRDVIEERLPRAVVATGGFVSGPSVSAAAQLDVPVALVSLDAVPGKSNRWSARRATKLFTAYPTPMLKGAELISVPLRQSVLAPDDPGAAAEARTMLGLDPGKQTLLIFGGSQGGGSINKVFIEIAKRNAARTLFRGTPGWQVLHLTGEQDRDEVADAYDKHNIPGVVESFCTQMGVAWSAASLCVCRSGAGSVAESWANAVPALYMPYPFHKDQHQRANAVPVVKCGGALLLTDHIEPGPNVDELLGPLRALMQNPSRLGAMRKAMRDNRRPDGAAAVADWVEEQLRG; encoded by the coding sequence ATGCCCGACAACCCCACCATCTTGTTCGTCGGCGGCGGGTCGGGGGGGCACATCTACCCCAACATCGCCGTGCTCGAAACCCTGGAGCAGCGGGGCGTCGCGGTCGATGGGCACTTTGTGGTGAGCGAGCGCGCGGTCGATCGGACCGTGCTCGAAGAAGCGGAGCTCGAGGGCACGTATCTCCCGGCGCTGCCGATGGCGATGCACCCGGTCAAGTTGTGGCAGTTCGTGAAGGCGTACCGCCACTGCACCGGGCTGATGCGGGATGTGATCGAGGAGCGTCTGCCACGGGCCGTGGTCGCGACGGGCGGTTTTGTGAGCGGGCCCAGCGTCAGCGCGGCGGCGCAGCTCGATGTCCCCGTCGCGCTCGTGTCGCTCGACGCAGTCCCCGGCAAGAGCAACCGCTGGTCGGCGCGGCGGGCGACCAAGCTCTTCACCGCCTACCCAACACCCATGCTCAAGGGTGCAGAACTCATCAGCGTCCCGCTGCGCCAGAGCGTGCTCGCGCCCGACGACCCCGGCGCGGCCGCCGAAGCACGCACCATGCTCGGGCTCGACCCCGGCAAGCAGACGCTGCTGATCTTCGGCGGGTCGCAGGGCGGCGGCTCGATCAACAAGGTCTTCATCGAGATCGCCAAACGCAACGCCGCCCGTACGCTCTTCCGCGGCACGCCCGGCTGGCAGGTGCTGCACCTCACCGGCGAGCAGGACCGCGACGAAGTGGCCGACGCATACGACAAACACAACATCCCCGGGGTGGTCGAATCGTTCTGCACGCAGATGGGCGTGGCGTGGTCGGCCGCGTCGCTGTGCGTCTGCCGGAGCGGCGCGGGCAGCGTCGCCGAGAGCTGGGCCAACGCCGTGCCCGCGCTCTACATGCCGTACCCGTTCCACAAAGACCAGCACCAGCGCGCCAACGCTGTTCCCGTGGTGAAGTGCGGCGGGGCGTTGCTGCTGACCGACCACATCGAGCCGGGCCCGAATGTCGACGAGCTGCTGGGGCCGCTGCGGGCATTGATGCAGAACCCGTCGCGCTTAGGCGCGATGCGCAAGGCGATGCGCGACAACCGCCGGCCCGACGGCGCCGCGGCGGTCGCGGACTGGGTCGAAGAGCAGTTGCGGGGGTAA